The following are encoded together in the Ascochyta rabiei chromosome 19, complete sequence genome:
- a CDS encoding Sorbose reductase encodes MSMSIDECQTPRPGFPKPVPSGPANVLEQFSMKGKVIVVTGAAEGIGGAVADAMAEAGGHVALWYNSNPEAEKRAERLAKEHSVKTKAYSVNVTDAEAIKSTLDKVVAEFGKIDVFVANAGTGDSQPLLEQSLDAYRNLMSVNVDGPVYCAKYAGQIFKSQGFGNLILTGSISSHIVNVPVDQPIYNGSKAFITHMGKSLAREWRDFARVNIVSPGFFDTKMGAGPKVITEGLRMIPLGRQGHTREIKGVFLFLASDASSYVTGSDYLIDGGYVLP; translated from the exons ATGTCTATGTCCATCGACGAATGCCAGACGCCGCGGCCCGGCTTCCCTAAGCCGGTGCCCTCGGGCCCAGCGAACGTCCTCGAACAGTTCAGCATGAAGGGCAAAGTCATCGTCGTCACGGGCGCAGCGGAGGGCATTGGTGGAGCAGTCGCTGACGCCATGGCCGAGGCCGGTGGACATGTTGCGCTGTGGTACAACTC CAACCCCGAAGCGGAGAAGCGCGCCGAGCGCCTCGCAAAAGAGCACTCGGTCAAGACAAAAGCCTACAGCGTCAACGTAACCGACGCCGAAGCCATCAAGTCGACGCTCGACAAAGTCGTCGCCGAGTTCGGCAAAATCGATGTCTTCGTCGCCAACGCAGGGACTGGTGACTCACAGCCCCTCCTCGAGCAGTCGCTCGACGCCTACCGCAACCTCATGTCCGTCAACGTCGACGGGCCGGTATACTGCGCGAAATACGCGGGCCAGATCTTCAAGTCCCAAGGCTTCGGCAACCTCATCCTCACGGGCTCCATCTCCTCGCACATTGTCAACGTCCCCGTCGACCAGCCCATCTACAACGGCTCCAAGGCCTTCATCACGCACATGGGCAAGTCGCTGGCGCGCGAGTGGCGCGATTTCGCGCGCGTCAACATCGTCAGCCCGGGATTCTTCGATACCAAGATGGGTGCGGGGCCCAAGGTCATCACAGAGGGGCTGAGGATGATTCCGCTGGGCCGACAAGGCCACACGAGGGAGATCAAGGGCGTGTTTCTGTTCCTCGCGAGCGACGCGTCGAGCTATGTCACGGGGAGTGATTACCTCATCGATGGCGGTTACGTACTGCCGTAG